In Etheostoma spectabile isolate EspeVRDwgs_2016 chromosome 20, UIUC_Espe_1.0, whole genome shotgun sequence, the following are encoded in one genomic region:
- the LOC116670648 gene encoding tubulin beta chain isoform X2: MREIVHLQAGQCGNQIGAKFWEVISDEHGIDPSGTYHGDSDLQLERINVYYNEASGKYVPRAVLVDLEPGTMDSVRSGPFGQIFRPDNFVFGQSGAGNNWAKGHYTEGAELVDSVLDVVRKEAESCDCLQGFQLTHSLGGGTGSGMGTLLISKIREEYPDRIMNTFSVVPSPKVSDTVVEPYNATLSVHQLVENTDETYCIDNEALYDICFRTLKLTTPTYGDLNHLVSATMSGVTTCLRFPGQLNADLRKLAVNMVPFPRLHFFMPGFAPLTSRGSQQYRALTVPELTQQMFDAKNMMAACDPRHGRYLTVAAIFRGRMSMKEVDEQMLNVQNKNSSYFVEWIPNNVKTAVCDIPPRGLKMAATFIGNSTAIQELFKRISEQFTAMFRRKAFLHWYTGEGMDEMEFTEAESNMNDLVSEYQQYQDATAEDEGEFEEEGEEDMA, translated from the exons ATGAGGGAAATCGTGCACCTTCAGGCAGGCCAGTGTGGAAATCAAATTGGAGCAAAG TTCTGGGAAGTGATAAGCGACGAACATGGCATCGACCCCTCCGGGACATACCACGGGGACAGCGACCTGCAGCTGGAGCGAATCAACGTGTACTACAACGAGGCATCAGGTAAA TATGTCCCCCGTGCAGTGCTGGTGGACCTGGAGCCAGGCACAATGGATTCTGTGAGGTCTGGTCCCTTTGGCCAAATCTTTAGACCAGACAACTTTGTCTTTG GCCAGAGTGGAGCAGGTAATAACTGGGCTAAAGGCCACTACACTGAGGGAGCCGAGCTGGTGGACTCGGTCCTGGATGTGGTGAGAAAGGAGGCAGAGAGTTGCGACTGCCTCCAGGGCTTCCAGCTCACGCACTCCCTCGGAGGAGGCACTGGCTCCGGCATGGGCACGCTACTCATTAGCAAAATCCGAGAGGAGTATCCAGACCGCATCATGAACACTTTCAGCGTGGTGCCTTCACCCAAG GTGTCAGATACAGTGGTGGAGCCTTACAATGCCACCCTCTCAGTCCACCAGCTGGTCGAGAACACAGATGAGACCTACTGCATTGATAATGAGGCCTTGTATGACATCTGCTTCCGCACCCTGAAGCTCACCACGCCCACCTACGGCGACCTCAACCACTTGGTCTCAGCTACCATGAGCGGGGTAACCACCTGCCTGCGCTTCCCTGGCCAGCTCAACGCTGATTTGAGGAAACTGGCCGTCAACATGGTGCCCTTCCCCAGGCTGCACTTCTTCATGCCCGGCTTTGCCCCCCTGACCAGCCGGGGCAGCCAGCAGTACAG GGCATTGACAGTTCCTGAACTCACCCAGCAGATGTTCGATGCCAAGAACATGATGGCAGCCTGCGACCCACGCCACGGGCGCTACCTTACAGTTGCCGCCATCTTCCGGGGCCGCATGTCCATGAAGGAGGTGGACGAGCAGATGCTGAACGTGCAGAATAAAAACAGCAGCTACTTTGTGGAGTGGATCCCCAACAATGTCAAGACAGCTGTCTGCGACATCCCTCCTCGTGGCCTCAAGATGGCTGCCACCTTTATCGGCAACAGCACAGCCATTCAGGAGCTGTTCAAGCGCATCTCTGAGCAGTTCACTGCCATGTTCCGCCGAAAGGCCTTCCTCCACTG GTACACGGGCGAGGGCATGGATGAGATGGAGTTCACTGAGGCTGAGAGCAACATGAATGACCTGGTGTCCGAGTACCAGCAGTATCAGGACGCCACTGCTGAGGACGAGGGCGAGTTTGAGGAGGAAGGCGAAGAGGACATGGCCTAA
- the nrde2 gene encoding nuclear exosome regulator NRDE2 isoform X2, whose product MRHTIMALFPAFAEVESNKVEDSSKDWLKNKSFRTGEALSLHSRFFEKISDSERLNQKESSVGKDVSSAEEEEEEGNLPPKKKKKKSEKKRKKKKKHKKKSERYSDGSGTDSETVFPSDLKRAQVADSPQPAPLASCFSWLDDLQSPTKQPFCVDRKADPSNWTYKSLYRGDVARYKRKGSSSLGLDFRRQGVSWEESESNKKQKGGDKKRAADRYFSTVSRKLLRSEPPIPTLPTIPECGDAVSPASFLPLGDKENKGAETGDRVKTSSVNPLGVYDTSTALWLQGKGQQEQTEPQKQDTQTGQSAALLAGRTEEFNRRLREQPEDTQLWIKFIRYQDELSATMFGGEEEQQGSDSAEHRKSSYRAVLEKKLSIAERAVATNHSCIALQLERLRICQELWEPSLLAKEWKKLVFLHPNNAPLWKEYLLFTQSYFSNFTVSKVNAAYGKCLSTLSAVRDGSMVSHPALPGLEEDMLDIFTQQCHFLRQSGHTEKAISLFQAMIDFTFYKPDSVRELSTKQQVEFFEPFWDSGEERVGELGARGWKAWMLQQERGGWLQPSAEEEEEEEEEEEEVKDRSQPRWTVWLDVELTREAAHWLPWRPDKAKGQSEEDCEDPDRQVLFDDIGPSLIYLSSPELQLRLLLRFLSFLGLPVDSVLSAAPCQPGLLLESLSLLTQGYELRRPLTSQDLPEPGVNSVGHMTTLQGTRKWVGLGKQGERFVTNVFNMIQPVLPAHHRSALSLSWMQYEKLKVLRCLRGSNKKRVRSQGKSSKRITKQLLKEPDNRSSLVLWREYAHLEWMLGNLDEARKVFSTATAIGGTKGLKSSPLCELCLLWAQLEVEDGSSVQGGGLTDVTVSPAVCVLTRLAEGTSSSSQPLSPVSILKARKSYEQALTAGLASLDQNPHKPQANKTARDEDLLEEKLRLRGLIGCYALFQYLTMGIQAANGVYSQARERVEELHRTLTLAKQLNSNEEANLASTGASQSAEGSSHTSRRYVNRLASECEALAVQQAALLRYHNSISVFPLATLRQTVTSALSSWPSSAPLWSIYVQVENRYHSAGRARRFFHSVTRNNSSLVPRLFAIVAEQQRKQLVDAAQRSCCHDAALPILPENGLSNRIRGLFESAIATEMGSHCPLLWRMYMHFLVSEGKGDKAKGIFYKALQNIPWAKGLYMDAVQLFPEHLQEFVDLMTEKELRLRLPLEELDILLED is encoded by the exons ATGCGACATACCATCATGGCTCTGTTTCCAGCTTTTGCTGAAGTAGAGAGTAACAAAGTTGAAGATTCGTCCAAAG ACTGGCTGAAAAATAAGAGTTTTCGGACTGGAGAGGCCCTCTCTCTTCACAGTCGTTTTTTTGAGAAGATCAGTGACAGTGAGAGGCTGAACCAGAAGGAATCAAG TGTAGGCAAAGATGTGAGCTCtgcggaggaggaggaagaagaaggcaATTTACCacccaaaaagaagaaaaaaaagagtgaaaagaaaaggaaaaagaagaaaaaacacaaaaagaagagTGAAAGATATTCAGACGGCAGTGGGACCGACTCTGAAACCGTTTTCCCCAGTGACCTCAAAAGGGCACAAGTGGCAGATAG TCCTCAGCCCGCTCCGTTAGCAAGTTGTTTCTCCTGGTTGGATGACCTCCAGTCGCCCACAAAGCAGCCGTTCTGTGTGGACCGTAAAGCAGACCCATCCAACTGGACCTACAAGTCCCTGTACAGAGGAGACGTAGCCAG gtATAAGAGGAAAGGCAGCTCGTCCTTGGGATTGGACTTCCGCAGACAGGGCGTCAGCTGGGAGGAGTCAGAGTCAAATAAGAAACAGAAAGGCGGTGACAAGAAGAGAGCAGCAGACAGATACTTCTCTACAGTCAGTCGCAAGCTACTGAGGTCCGAGCCCCCTATTCCTACATTACCTACGATTCCTGAGTGCGGTGATGCCGTCAGCCCTGCCTCCTTCCTCCCGCTGGGTGACAAGGAGAACAAAGGAGCAGAGACTG GTGACAGGGTGAAGACGTCATCAGTAAATCCTCTCGGCGTGTATGACACGTCAACGGCCCTCTGGCTGCAGGGGAAGGGACAGCAGGAGCAGACAGAACCGCAGAAGCAGGACACACAGACGGGGCAAAGTGCAGCGCTTTTGGCTGGAAGGACTGAAGAGTTTAACAGGCGACTCAGAGAGCAGCCGGAAGACACGCAGCTGTGGATAAAATTCATACGATACCAG GATGAGCTGAGTGCAACAATGTTTGGAGGCGAGGAGGAACAACAGGGCAGCGATTCGGCCGAGCACCGTAAGTCTTCCTACAGAGCAGTCCTGGAGAAAAAGCTGAGCATCGCAGAGCGTGCAGTGGCCACCAACCACAGCTGCATAGCCCTACAGCTGGAGAGGCTCAGGATCTGCCAAGAGCTCTGGGAGCCCTCACTTCTGGCTAAAGAATGGAAGAAACTG GTGTTCCTCCATCCAAACAATGCCCCTCTGTGGAAGGAGTATCTGCTGTTTACCCAGAGCTACTTCAGCAACTTCACAGTGTCCAAGGTCAACGCTGCCTATGGGAAGTGTCTAAGCACGCTCAGTGCGGTGCGTGACGGTAGCATGGTCTCTCACCCGGCCCTGCCAGGACTTGAGGAAGATATGTTGG ATATCTTCACCCAGCAGTGTCATTTCCTACGTCAGTCTGGTCACACAGAGAAGGCGATTTCTCTGTTTCAGGCCATGATCGACTTTACTTTCTACAAACCTGACAGCGTGAGAGAACTGTCCACCAAGCAGcag GTTGAGTTCTTTGAGCCGTTCTGGGACAGCGGAGAGGAGAGGGTTGGGGAGTTGGGGGCCAGAGGTTGGAAAGCCTGGATGCTTCAACAGGAGCGAGGAGGGTGGCTACAGCCCAGTGCAG aggaagaggaggaggaggaagaggaggaggaggaggtgaaggaTCGGAGCCAGCCCAGATGGACAGTCTGGCTGGATGTGGAGCTGACTCGTGAAGCAGCTCACTGGTTGCCCTGGAGGCCGGACAAAGCCAAGGGCCAATCAGAAGAGGACTGCGAGGACCCGGACAGACAG GTGTTGTTTGATGACATTGGGCCGTCCCTAATTTATCTGTCTTCACCAGAGCTCCAGCTCCGTCTTCTTCTCCGTTTCTTGTCATTTCTGGGACTCCCTGTAGACTCTGTGCTCTCTGCTGCCCCCTGTCAGCCTGGCCTGCTGCTGGAGAGCCTTTCTCTGCTCACTCAGG GTTATGAGCTCAGGCGTCCTCTGACCTCCCAGGACCTACCTGAACCCGGGGTTAACTCTGTAGGTCACATGACCACTCTCCAGGGAACAAGGAAGTGGGTGGGGCTTGGGAAGCAGGGCGAGAGGTTTGTCACAAATGTGTTTAATATGATCCAACCTGTCCTTCCCGCCCACCACCGATCCGCCCTGTCACTCAGCTGGATGCAGTACGAGAAACTCAAG GTCTTGCGTTGCCTGCGTGGCAGCAACAAAAAGCGTGTCCGCTCTCAGGGAAAGAGCAGCAAGAGAATTACAAAGCAACTGCTCAAAGAACCCGACAACCGCTCCTCGCTGGTGTTGTGGAGGGAGTATGCCCACCTGGAGTGGATGCTGGGCAACCTCGACGAGGCTCGTAAAGTCTTCTCCACGGCAACAGCGATAGGTGGAACCAAAGGGCTGAAGAGCTCCCCCCTCTGTGAGCTATGTCTACTGTGGGCCCAGTTGGAGGTGGAGGACGGGTCAAGCGTGCAAGGGGGAGGACTAACTGATGTCACCGTGTCCCCAGCTGTTTGTGTATTAACCAGGCTAGCAGAAGgaacctcctcttcctctcagcCTCTCTCTCCGGTTTCCATCCTGAAAGCCAGGAAGTCGTATGAACAGGCTCTGACTGCCGGCTTGGCATCTCTGGACCAAAACCCCCACAAACCTCAGGCCAACAAAACAG CACGTGATGAGGACCTGCTAGAAGAGAAGCTGAGGCTAAGAGGCCTAATAGGCTGCTACGCTCTGTTCCAGTACCTCACCATGGGCATCCAAGCAGCTAACGGCGTCTACAGCCAGGCTAGAGAGAGGGTGGAGGAGCTGCACCGCACGCTAACACTTGCCAAGCAGCTTAACAGTAATGAAGAAGCCAACCTTGCTAGCACTGGTGCTAGCCAGTCTGCAGAGGGTTCCAGCCATACCAGCAGACGCTATGTTAACAGGCTAGCTTCTGAGTGTGAGGCATTAGCAGTGCAGCAGGCAGCGTTGCTTAGGTACCACAACAGCATCAGTGTTTTTCCACTGGCAACACTAAGACAGACGGTCACCTCTGCCCTCTCTAGCTGGCCCAGCAGTGCCCCGCTCTGGAGCATATATGTCCAG GTTGAGAACCGTTACCATAGTGCTGGCCGGGCGCGTCGCTTTTTTCACTCTGTAACCAGGAACAACAGCAGTTTGGTGCCACGCCTCTTTGCCATTGTTGCTGAACAACAAAGGAAGCAGCTGGTGGACGCTGCTCagag GTCTTGTTGCCATGATGCTGCCTTGCCCATCCTGCCAGAGAATGGACTCAGCAACCGTATCCGTGGACTGTTTGAAAGCGCCATAGCAACAGAAATGGGCTCTCACTGTCCTTTACTTTGGAGGATGTACATGCACTTCCTG gtGTCTGAAGGGAAGGGTGATAAAGCCAAAGGGATCTTCTACAAGGCCTTACAGAATATCCCCTGGGCTAAG GGATTGTACATGGACGCAGTGCAGCTGTTCCCTGAACATCTGCAGGAGTTTGTAGATCTGATGACAGAGAAAGAACTCCGGCTGAGACTGCCTTTAGAAGAACTGGATATACTACTGGAGGACTGA
- the LOC116670648 gene encoding tubulin beta-4B chain isoform X1, which yields MREIVHLQAGQCGNQIGAKFWEVISDEHGIDPSGTYHGDSDLQLERINVYYNEASGGKYVPRAVLVDLEPGTMDSVRSGPFGQIFRPDNFVFGQSGAGNNWAKGHYTEGAELVDSVLDVVRKEAESCDCLQGFQLTHSLGGGTGSGMGTLLISKIREEYPDRIMNTFSVVPSPKVSDTVVEPYNATLSVHQLVENTDETYCIDNEALYDICFRTLKLTTPTYGDLNHLVSATMSGVTTCLRFPGQLNADLRKLAVNMVPFPRLHFFMPGFAPLTSRGSQQYRALTVPELTQQMFDAKNMMAACDPRHGRYLTVAAIFRGRMSMKEVDEQMLNVQNKNSSYFVEWIPNNVKTAVCDIPPRGLKMAATFIGNSTAIQELFKRISEQFTAMFRRKAFLHWYTGEGMDEMEFTEAESNMNDLVSEYQQYQDATAEDEGEFEEEGEEDMA from the exons ATGAGGGAAATCGTGCACCTTCAGGCAGGCCAGTGTGGAAATCAAATTGGAGCAAAG TTCTGGGAAGTGATAAGCGACGAACATGGCATCGACCCCTCCGGGACATACCACGGGGACAGCGACCTGCAGCTGGAGCGAATCAACGTGTACTACAACGAGGCATCAG GTGGCAAGTATGTCCCCCGTGCAGTGCTGGTGGACCTGGAGCCAGGCACAATGGATTCTGTGAGGTCTGGTCCCTTTGGCCAAATCTTTAGACCAGACAACTTTGTCTTTG GCCAGAGTGGAGCAGGTAATAACTGGGCTAAAGGCCACTACACTGAGGGAGCCGAGCTGGTGGACTCGGTCCTGGATGTGGTGAGAAAGGAGGCAGAGAGTTGCGACTGCCTCCAGGGCTTCCAGCTCACGCACTCCCTCGGAGGAGGCACTGGCTCCGGCATGGGCACGCTACTCATTAGCAAAATCCGAGAGGAGTATCCAGACCGCATCATGAACACTTTCAGCGTGGTGCCTTCACCCAAG GTGTCAGATACAGTGGTGGAGCCTTACAATGCCACCCTCTCAGTCCACCAGCTGGTCGAGAACACAGATGAGACCTACTGCATTGATAATGAGGCCTTGTATGACATCTGCTTCCGCACCCTGAAGCTCACCACGCCCACCTACGGCGACCTCAACCACTTGGTCTCAGCTACCATGAGCGGGGTAACCACCTGCCTGCGCTTCCCTGGCCAGCTCAACGCTGATTTGAGGAAACTGGCCGTCAACATGGTGCCCTTCCCCAGGCTGCACTTCTTCATGCCCGGCTTTGCCCCCCTGACCAGCCGGGGCAGCCAGCAGTACAG GGCATTGACAGTTCCTGAACTCACCCAGCAGATGTTCGATGCCAAGAACATGATGGCAGCCTGCGACCCACGCCACGGGCGCTACCTTACAGTTGCCGCCATCTTCCGGGGCCGCATGTCCATGAAGGAGGTGGACGAGCAGATGCTGAACGTGCAGAATAAAAACAGCAGCTACTTTGTGGAGTGGATCCCCAACAATGTCAAGACAGCTGTCTGCGACATCCCTCCTCGTGGCCTCAAGATGGCTGCCACCTTTATCGGCAACAGCACAGCCATTCAGGAGCTGTTCAAGCGCATCTCTGAGCAGTTCACTGCCATGTTCCGCCGAAAGGCCTTCCTCCACTG GTACACGGGCGAGGGCATGGATGAGATGGAGTTCACTGAGGCTGAGAGCAACATGAATGACCTGGTGTCCGAGTACCAGCAGTATCAGGACGCCACTGCTGAGGACGAGGGCGAGTTTGAGGAGGAAGGCGAAGAGGACATGGCCTAA
- the nrde2 gene encoding nuclear exosome regulator NRDE2 isoform X1: MRHTIMALFPAFAEVESNKVEDSSKELDWLKNKSFRTGEALSLHSRFFEKISDSERLNQKESSVGKDVSSAEEEEEEGNLPPKKKKKKSEKKRKKKKKHKKKSERYSDGSGTDSETVFPSDLKRAQVADSPQPAPLASCFSWLDDLQSPTKQPFCVDRKADPSNWTYKSLYRGDVARYKRKGSSSLGLDFRRQGVSWEESESNKKQKGGDKKRAADRYFSTVSRKLLRSEPPIPTLPTIPECGDAVSPASFLPLGDKENKGAETGDRVKTSSVNPLGVYDTSTALWLQGKGQQEQTEPQKQDTQTGQSAALLAGRTEEFNRRLREQPEDTQLWIKFIRYQDELSATMFGGEEEQQGSDSAEHRKSSYRAVLEKKLSIAERAVATNHSCIALQLERLRICQELWEPSLLAKEWKKLVFLHPNNAPLWKEYLLFTQSYFSNFTVSKVNAAYGKCLSTLSAVRDGSMVSHPALPGLEEDMLDIFTQQCHFLRQSGHTEKAISLFQAMIDFTFYKPDSVRELSTKQQVEFFEPFWDSGEERVGELGARGWKAWMLQQERGGWLQPSAEEEEEEEEEEEEVKDRSQPRWTVWLDVELTREAAHWLPWRPDKAKGQSEEDCEDPDRQVLFDDIGPSLIYLSSPELQLRLLLRFLSFLGLPVDSVLSAAPCQPGLLLESLSLLTQGYELRRPLTSQDLPEPGVNSVGHMTTLQGTRKWVGLGKQGERFVTNVFNMIQPVLPAHHRSALSLSWMQYEKLKVLRCLRGSNKKRVRSQGKSSKRITKQLLKEPDNRSSLVLWREYAHLEWMLGNLDEARKVFSTATAIGGTKGLKSSPLCELCLLWAQLEVEDGSSVQGGGLTDVTVSPAVCVLTRLAEGTSSSSQPLSPVSILKARKSYEQALTAGLASLDQNPHKPQANKTARDEDLLEEKLRLRGLIGCYALFQYLTMGIQAANGVYSQARERVEELHRTLTLAKQLNSNEEANLASTGASQSAEGSSHTSRRYVNRLASECEALAVQQAALLRYHNSISVFPLATLRQTVTSALSSWPSSAPLWSIYVQVENRYHSAGRARRFFHSVTRNNSSLVPRLFAIVAEQQRKQLVDAAQRSCCHDAALPILPENGLSNRIRGLFESAIATEMGSHCPLLWRMYMHFLVSEGKGDKAKGIFYKALQNIPWAKGLYMDAVQLFPEHLQEFVDLMTEKELRLRLPLEELDILLED; encoded by the exons ATGCGACATACCATCATGGCTCTGTTTCCAGCTTTTGCTGAAGTAGAGAGTAACAAAGTTGAAGATTCGTCCAAAG AATTAGACTGGCTGAAAAATAAGAGTTTTCGGACTGGAGAGGCCCTCTCTCTTCACAGTCGTTTTTTTGAGAAGATCAGTGACAGTGAGAGGCTGAACCAGAAGGAATCAAG TGTAGGCAAAGATGTGAGCTCtgcggaggaggaggaagaagaaggcaATTTACCacccaaaaagaagaaaaaaaagagtgaaaagaaaaggaaaaagaagaaaaaacacaaaaagaagagTGAAAGATATTCAGACGGCAGTGGGACCGACTCTGAAACCGTTTTCCCCAGTGACCTCAAAAGGGCACAAGTGGCAGATAG TCCTCAGCCCGCTCCGTTAGCAAGTTGTTTCTCCTGGTTGGATGACCTCCAGTCGCCCACAAAGCAGCCGTTCTGTGTGGACCGTAAAGCAGACCCATCCAACTGGACCTACAAGTCCCTGTACAGAGGAGACGTAGCCAG gtATAAGAGGAAAGGCAGCTCGTCCTTGGGATTGGACTTCCGCAGACAGGGCGTCAGCTGGGAGGAGTCAGAGTCAAATAAGAAACAGAAAGGCGGTGACAAGAAGAGAGCAGCAGACAGATACTTCTCTACAGTCAGTCGCAAGCTACTGAGGTCCGAGCCCCCTATTCCTACATTACCTACGATTCCTGAGTGCGGTGATGCCGTCAGCCCTGCCTCCTTCCTCCCGCTGGGTGACAAGGAGAACAAAGGAGCAGAGACTG GTGACAGGGTGAAGACGTCATCAGTAAATCCTCTCGGCGTGTATGACACGTCAACGGCCCTCTGGCTGCAGGGGAAGGGACAGCAGGAGCAGACAGAACCGCAGAAGCAGGACACACAGACGGGGCAAAGTGCAGCGCTTTTGGCTGGAAGGACTGAAGAGTTTAACAGGCGACTCAGAGAGCAGCCGGAAGACACGCAGCTGTGGATAAAATTCATACGATACCAG GATGAGCTGAGTGCAACAATGTTTGGAGGCGAGGAGGAACAACAGGGCAGCGATTCGGCCGAGCACCGTAAGTCTTCCTACAGAGCAGTCCTGGAGAAAAAGCTGAGCATCGCAGAGCGTGCAGTGGCCACCAACCACAGCTGCATAGCCCTACAGCTGGAGAGGCTCAGGATCTGCCAAGAGCTCTGGGAGCCCTCACTTCTGGCTAAAGAATGGAAGAAACTG GTGTTCCTCCATCCAAACAATGCCCCTCTGTGGAAGGAGTATCTGCTGTTTACCCAGAGCTACTTCAGCAACTTCACAGTGTCCAAGGTCAACGCTGCCTATGGGAAGTGTCTAAGCACGCTCAGTGCGGTGCGTGACGGTAGCATGGTCTCTCACCCGGCCCTGCCAGGACTTGAGGAAGATATGTTGG ATATCTTCACCCAGCAGTGTCATTTCCTACGTCAGTCTGGTCACACAGAGAAGGCGATTTCTCTGTTTCAGGCCATGATCGACTTTACTTTCTACAAACCTGACAGCGTGAGAGAACTGTCCACCAAGCAGcag GTTGAGTTCTTTGAGCCGTTCTGGGACAGCGGAGAGGAGAGGGTTGGGGAGTTGGGGGCCAGAGGTTGGAAAGCCTGGATGCTTCAACAGGAGCGAGGAGGGTGGCTACAGCCCAGTGCAG aggaagaggaggaggaggaagaggaggaggaggaggtgaaggaTCGGAGCCAGCCCAGATGGACAGTCTGGCTGGATGTGGAGCTGACTCGTGAAGCAGCTCACTGGTTGCCCTGGAGGCCGGACAAAGCCAAGGGCCAATCAGAAGAGGACTGCGAGGACCCGGACAGACAG GTGTTGTTTGATGACATTGGGCCGTCCCTAATTTATCTGTCTTCACCAGAGCTCCAGCTCCGTCTTCTTCTCCGTTTCTTGTCATTTCTGGGACTCCCTGTAGACTCTGTGCTCTCTGCTGCCCCCTGTCAGCCTGGCCTGCTGCTGGAGAGCCTTTCTCTGCTCACTCAGG GTTATGAGCTCAGGCGTCCTCTGACCTCCCAGGACCTACCTGAACCCGGGGTTAACTCTGTAGGTCACATGACCACTCTCCAGGGAACAAGGAAGTGGGTGGGGCTTGGGAAGCAGGGCGAGAGGTTTGTCACAAATGTGTTTAATATGATCCAACCTGTCCTTCCCGCCCACCACCGATCCGCCCTGTCACTCAGCTGGATGCAGTACGAGAAACTCAAG GTCTTGCGTTGCCTGCGTGGCAGCAACAAAAAGCGTGTCCGCTCTCAGGGAAAGAGCAGCAAGAGAATTACAAAGCAACTGCTCAAAGAACCCGACAACCGCTCCTCGCTGGTGTTGTGGAGGGAGTATGCCCACCTGGAGTGGATGCTGGGCAACCTCGACGAGGCTCGTAAAGTCTTCTCCACGGCAACAGCGATAGGTGGAACCAAAGGGCTGAAGAGCTCCCCCCTCTGTGAGCTATGTCTACTGTGGGCCCAGTTGGAGGTGGAGGACGGGTCAAGCGTGCAAGGGGGAGGACTAACTGATGTCACCGTGTCCCCAGCTGTTTGTGTATTAACCAGGCTAGCAGAAGgaacctcctcttcctctcagcCTCTCTCTCCGGTTTCCATCCTGAAAGCCAGGAAGTCGTATGAACAGGCTCTGACTGCCGGCTTGGCATCTCTGGACCAAAACCCCCACAAACCTCAGGCCAACAAAACAG CACGTGATGAGGACCTGCTAGAAGAGAAGCTGAGGCTAAGAGGCCTAATAGGCTGCTACGCTCTGTTCCAGTACCTCACCATGGGCATCCAAGCAGCTAACGGCGTCTACAGCCAGGCTAGAGAGAGGGTGGAGGAGCTGCACCGCACGCTAACACTTGCCAAGCAGCTTAACAGTAATGAAGAAGCCAACCTTGCTAGCACTGGTGCTAGCCAGTCTGCAGAGGGTTCCAGCCATACCAGCAGACGCTATGTTAACAGGCTAGCTTCTGAGTGTGAGGCATTAGCAGTGCAGCAGGCAGCGTTGCTTAGGTACCACAACAGCATCAGTGTTTTTCCACTGGCAACACTAAGACAGACGGTCACCTCTGCCCTCTCTAGCTGGCCCAGCAGTGCCCCGCTCTGGAGCATATATGTCCAG GTTGAGAACCGTTACCATAGTGCTGGCCGGGCGCGTCGCTTTTTTCACTCTGTAACCAGGAACAACAGCAGTTTGGTGCCACGCCTCTTTGCCATTGTTGCTGAACAACAAAGGAAGCAGCTGGTGGACGCTGCTCagag GTCTTGTTGCCATGATGCTGCCTTGCCCATCCTGCCAGAGAATGGACTCAGCAACCGTATCCGTGGACTGTTTGAAAGCGCCATAGCAACAGAAATGGGCTCTCACTGTCCTTTACTTTGGAGGATGTACATGCACTTCCTG gtGTCTGAAGGGAAGGGTGATAAAGCCAAAGGGATCTTCTACAAGGCCTTACAGAATATCCCCTGGGCTAAG GGATTGTACATGGACGCAGTGCAGCTGTTCCCTGAACATCTGCAGGAGTTTGTAGATCTGATGACAGAGAAAGAACTCCGGCTGAGACTGCCTTTAGAAGAACTGGATATACTACTGGAGGACTGA